The genomic segment TTCTTGTCAACTTTAATAGCAGCTTGCCATTTAGCATTCTTAAAATAAACACCTCTCATAATACATGGTTCTTGATTCTCGACATGCTTTCTCCTGTGCCTCTTTCTGCGTTTGATCTCTGGCATTGAAGCAATAGGGGACAAATTTAACAAAATGGGCTGTAAATATTGGAAAGAATTGGTCAAATCATTGAATGAGAATGACACCAAATTAGGTATTAGACAATGTGAGTAGAAAAGAATGACACTGGTAATTTATAGATTGAATCAGTATATTCGATCTATAAAAAGCTCGACTATGGTTATCATCAAATCTTAAagatacttttatttttaaaaaaaatcaagtagAATTGGTCAAAATTGTTGCATGACTACACACAGGAACCACAACTTTATAAAAACGGACCAGGGAATTGCTGAAAAATGTTGTCTTCTTGTAGGATGGAAGAAGATGCCTTTGATGAACCAGTCCCATCATCCAAGGTAGATTCCTAATCGGTGCCAAAAATAAGAAATTGTCGTTCAATGAGCGAATTTTGATTTCGAATACAAAGTGGATGATTTAAATATAAAGCACAACAGCATCTTCGAACAATTGTTAAAACAATTAACAAAACGCAATAAGACAAAATAAGAAATTACAAATGCAAAAGCTCCAATCTTTGAATGCTCAAACAACTCAAATATtcatttaaaaaacaaaatatgacaaattATATCACTCGTGTGTTAGCCCAGATGAAGTAACATTCTCATATTCAGTTCATAATAATTAATCATGTCAAAGAATATATTGGAAATCACATACATAGAAGTGCAAGATGCACGTTGAACTGTGTTCTTACTTCTTTTGGCATGTCATTATTGGTTAAAAGGAAAGGATGAACACTGCCTGGTCTTTCACTCCCCACACCAGTTTCGGGAGTATGCCCATGCTCAAAAGCTCTGGGAAGTGGGGCAAAGACGGAATTCCTCCCTAGAGAATCATGCATCGAGTAAGCACTCATGCTAAGAGGTTTTGAATAGGCTGGCCATAGtacttcaaaattttaaaagaattagATAGCATGAAATACCAGAAGACAATGCTAATAGTCTCCGTCTTCTGATGCTGACCATGGCAGTATGCTGTCCTCCTAAAAGACACGACGATGACTTAGTTAATGGGACCTCGTTTTGTTGGGGACAGTGAAAATGGATAACATAATTACAAGTAACAGTGAATTGCAATTAAATTAAGATGAGTTCATATTGCCGACGGTGGAGATATGCAAGACAAAAAAAATTGACAAAACACGAGGAATCCGAATGCATAATTGCTCAGACCTCCCTTATACAAATGATAACAAGAAACAAAGTTCTATGCTTCCTTAAAATAGATCAataaaactttgaaaaaaacATGGTACTTTCTGCTACATGAACTAATACAAAATTCTTGATAACTTCAAGGCAAACCTAAAACTGGTAGAAGGATAACCAACACAAAAGAATCATAATGAAGTAAGACATATATTGAAGCCAAATCTATTATTTACTACGAATCACAAGTCAATCCTACCATCCACCATCTTCCAGGAAGACAAGAAAATGTGAGATTTTTACTCAGTTTCCCAGTCATTCAGAGAATACAATATAATTCTCCTCTTTCCATTCATCATCAACTCATAAATCACATAATCTCGGAATTTTAGCATCGTAATTTAAAGTCAAGCTGGAGTTTTGCTTAATCAAAGTCACGGTTACAGTCAAAACAGCAGCTTTCTTCTGTTTTAAGAACTCGATCCCCAAAATTGCCATTATCTTGTAATTAAACTTTGCTATATCCTCTCCGTCTTTTGCTGTTCTTAATTCATCCGATATGAAGATTGGAATTTGATTTCGAATAGGGTGGGGTCTACAATCCTCACGTGGGCCTCATGCAACCTTCAGTCATATACTCCGATCATGAATACGGGTATCCAGTTCCCTCAGCCGGCTTCCCGCCGCCTTGGAACAGCGGAAGCCCTGTCACAACACAAATAACCACCGGTGCCGACAAAACCCGTACAAGACTTCTCCGACAAACAAGGACCAAGATAGGAAAACGACGAAAAGCCCATGCCAACCCCCCCGAAATACACAAAATTGCCAACTTTCGAAACAAATGGCAGAACCCATGAAGCAAATAACCAATTTGCACATAAACTAAAAGTCAACCGATGCAGAAGAATCAGTTTATCAACATATTTTCACCAAAAAAAGTCCCAATAACCCATCAAGAAGCGTAGGAGTTTTTCGCAGTAAACAGTACCTGAAAGTGGCCTGATGATTGAGCGTAGAAACCAAGGCGACGAGGTTTTCGTGGTTGGATTACAAAGGAAAGGTGGTGACTGCCTGACTTGTTAGAATAgctagagagagagagagagagagagtagTTGGTGTTTTACTCATGCATCTACCACCTTTTGTTTATGAGGACTCTTCTTAGATATGCAGTAacaatattttgtgaaaaataaaaaaatcgaattatattaatttaataattttgctCTTCGTtatgtattaattatttttaaaacttttttttaaaaaaaaatggcattatttaatattttttaaaaaaattaaaaaaatgaacaaaatataaaaaactGGTGGAAGGGGAAATTTTAATTCGCATAAATATTTCAATTCAATTAGTTGGGTTACATTGATATCTTACTTTGTATAATTCATTTGCATGGTTTGGAATGATTAATCTATCATCTACACATATATAGTGTTGATAAGTTGCACAATTATCGATTCTGAGCCTACGCATATTCGCATATACTCGTTTttttcatataatatttaaattttaagaaaaaaaatcacaCAATTAATTTCGGGAGCTTCATCATTAAAGCGCAAATCCACAAGCAATATTCTCCAATCCACAATGAAATGTTCTCGTCGTACATATAGTGTTGATATGTTGCACACTTATCGTTCACACTTTTGTGAACATCGATGAGGTGACGTTTATTATTGGGTGTACAAATTTTCTATGTTTCATCACATTCAATAAGTGAGTATAACATCGTCAATACTCATATAAATATGTACGATGGATATGCAGTATATCCTGGTGAAGGGCTTAATTTGGAGAGTGGGCGATGGAAAAAGTATTAATATCTTTGAGGACCAATGGATACCAAGCATGCAAAATAAACTCGGTGATTCAAGCGCTACTTGGGATCTAGAACAGTCTGTTAGTTCGCTGATTCGGAATGGAGGATGGGATAAGGATTTGATATCAGCCAGATTCAATCCTTATGTAGCGGGTGAATTCTCAAAATCCCACTGCATGATACTGGGGTACGTGACTCCTTATTCTGGAAATATGATGCCAAGGGCCGGTATACAGTAAAAGATGGGTGCCTACTTCAACGTGGGTTATTGTTAACTCCAATACATCAGTCGGTGCATCTTAATGAAGAATGGTGGTCCTTTATTTGGAACCTATCTATTCCACCGAAAATACGTATATTTTGGTAGAGTATCTCACATGATTGTATTCCGACGAACCAGAACCTTTATCGGCAACATGTGCCGGTTAATGAATCTTGTAGTTTGTGCAACTTCCCGATGGATTCAACGTGCCATGCTTTTTTTTTCTGCGCTGCAATCAAACATTTGTGGAAGAACACTCTATTTGCTCTTGTCCTACAAGGTGGCTCACAATCTTGCACCTTGGAAACTTTGTCTGTGGTTGAAAGAGAAATTAACTAAGTCAGACTTTGAGAACTTTGCTAGTCACACATGGGCGGTTTGGCGAGAAAAGCAAAATTTCCTCCATAGTGATAAGAATAAACCACTAGCAGCTGATGTTTCCTGGAGCACAACGCTTCTATCTGATTTTCGCAAAGCCAGAAACAAAGAGAAAATAGCTGATATATCTTTGAAAGTAAATCAAGAGAAGATATGGTCACCGCCAAGGCATTGCTCAttcaagcttaatgtggatgcAGCTGTGAACGTAGAGAGTCACAAATTTAGTATCGGTGGGGTAGTTCGAGACAATCAAGGACGCTTGTTGTTGGCTTTTGGTAAGCAGATAAACCAACCCTTATCAGTAGTACATGGTGAATTACTGGCGATCCGGGAAGGAATTCTTCTTCTATACGACAAAGGTTTTACGGATGTACAAGTAGCATCTGATTCTCTATTGGCAGTGTAAGCAGTCACTACCGAACAAGATGATATTGGCTATATTGGACTTTGTGCAACGGACATCAAGGAGCGATTGAAGAGACATGCGATCTCTGAATGCATTCATGTATGTCGATCGTCGAATAATGTTGCTCATAATATTGTTCGTTTTGCTTGTTCTTCGCCTTCACCTTTTGTTTGGATGAATGGTGTATTTCCTTTTTGGTTGGTTAATCTTGTAATGGATGATTTTAATCAATAAAGTTACGAGTTtaccttaaaaaaaaaaaaaactaatttggtgaaatcttatttaaaaatacaattataCCATCATTATGTAGCTTTTATTGAtgcaatattttttattttcctaaaatagcatcttttaaaatagttatatatattttcaaattcaattaTATCTTTAATATTTatctatatatttaaaatataaaattattataaaaaaaatcagttatttgaaattttttttttaaaattattatatctTGATGCGTACAAAGTGACGTTAGTCGTATACAATTAAAGTTTATAGTTATTAATTGATTTAatgaagttttttttaaaaaaaattacagttatatcttaattttataattttattgatgatacttttttaaaaaattcctaaaataaccttatttatataattaaatcatatctttATCGTACTTTTAAATGACTatataacttttaataataaaaaaatattaatttaaaaataacaaaaactataaatgtttaaataattattcgaaCTACATAAGTACCAACACGTACAAAGGGATATTAGTTATTATTAAGTGAGAGAGAttggagaaaatattttatgtggaTAATGAAGCTTTTTTGTTTTGCtatctttattatttttaaacttaattcatctcaaatttcaaaggaatagagattaataattattttcaaattattaaaataatttataacttataattttatttataatgtaTATGTTTGTTtagtaataaaaaattttcctatatgataaaaattaaaaacatgaattaaaaaacataaatttatattatatctaCTATTTTTCACACACACGTGAAAAAAAACTAGTTTTGTTGATGTCACACAATATgaaatgagtaggtctcttgtgaaacgtctcacgaatctttatctgtgagacgagtcaactctaccgatattcacaataaaaactaAAAAGTAATacccttagcataaaaaataatattttttcatggatgacccaaataagatatctgtctcacaaaatacgactcgtgagaccgtctcacacaagtttttgccatatgGAATTGACTTAGTCCGTcgtgattatttttttattataagtttggcaaaaacttgtgtgagacggtctcacggatcgtatttgtgagacggatctcttatttggatcatccatgaaaaagtattattttttatgctaagagtattattttttattgtgaatatctttaaggttgacccgtctcacagattaagatccgtgagacgatctcacatgaGACCCACCCTATAAGCTTTATCTTAACCATAAAAACTTGGCATGCGGAACCATTAATTTAGCCATAAAGATTTCACTACCTAATTTCAAAATCATTCGTATATCCcacaaaattaagaaaatttccaTTAGATTTTACACAAATGACTTCATGGTTAATAAACCCTTTTTCGAAACAACATTTAcataataaattgaaaatacTTGATATCTTTCTACCTCACGTGTTTACCTCGTGTCTCTATTTTTCTCGATATTTGTTATTAAAATGTCTAATATTTTAGGTTGTAAAATTTAAAGTACCAAAAACGAAAGAATGCAAACAAGATAGAAATTTGATAGAAACACGTTTCAAACATTTTGGATTTTTCCATGCTAGACCAAAGCGTTTATCGTCGATGATGTGATGTCATTTGATCATAAACACATGATATCAACTTtcattaaaataagaaaaattcacgcgatttaattaaaataaagataataATCTTCGATTATTTATTGTCTAGTTTGGgaatattcttatttttttactaGCGATAATGTCATAAATATTAACTTCAGACTATATTAACTGAGATGACGGTGTTATAGCAAATATACAACTCCCTCTTGACTCATGTGTTATATGGATACAAGATAAGCTTTGAAATAGAATAACTTCAAAATGGTGTAAAATAGAGTATCAATAATTGTAGGAGTTTTATAATCCATTCATGCAtgtattatttttcaaaataccaCATTTCCCTTAATTTCGTGACATTATCCGGAAAACAGGTAGTCGATTATGTGAAATAAATGTCCTACACGCTTAATGAAACATTACACTAGAAAACAACATCTTTGATATTTTCATCACGGATGTTTGTGTATGTAGAATTGAAAACTTTTTTCATTATCGTAATAGCGcaactcaaaatttttaacatatatatatatatatacacacatacacacacacacacacacacatatatatatatatatatatatatatatatatatatatatatcaatttttCCATAAAACCAAGTCGTTTTAATATGATTGTAAAGTACCTAAATTTTACGATTTAACAAACTTCACAGTTCACTCCCTATTTTCTATGAAACCATCAAAATTTTGGTTTATgatgattataattattatgTGGTTGGTTGGCAGCCGAGAGAAAGGAAGCCATACCGTCGAGACACACACGATGATTCGATAGGGGGTTGGATAAGCCGACCGCCATTTAATCGCCACGCGCGCTAACCAATTATTTCCATAGCGggcccatttttttttttttttgtttttctaaaataatgtttgatattcaaaaaaatttacttcAAAACACTTAGGGCACCCGCATTGGTGGGTGTATAACACCCACCACCTCATCAAAAATCGTGGGGTTCACATGCCACATACACATTACATTAACACATCTATTctcccacattcattttaacattcacactCATTATTTGTAGGTCCCGCTATCCACTCATTCATCTTACtcttattttacattaaataaattcaatttcaaattttttaagaaatttaaattattattattttatattaataataatttatttttatatattcagtacgtaaaataatttaattttatgagtgtcatttaattaaaattaaaaatttattataaacctaaaataaaacggtacaacatataataataaataacacttgcataaaaatattagaaaataaattaaacttaaGAGAAGATGTAAAATACTAATTGATCGGAGAGTTACATTAACGAaaatgaaaattacaatgaatgaaaattataaCAAATGAAAATTACAATAATCGAAAATTACAATAACTGCAAATTAAATATTCCATCTCCCCCTAATCTCTTGACATAGACGTTCGTGGATGATAAGTTGCTCATATGTCATTTGCGAAGTATCCTTCGAAAGGATTGCATATTCCTTTAGTTGAACTTTGGCCATAGCAGCTTTTGCTTTCATCTCCTCTACTTCGAGTTGTTTTTGTTTCATTTCAACTTCAACTTTTTTCATGCTTGTATATTCAGTAAACTTTGCAAACATATTGTCCAAGTTTGTTGTCATACACTCCATGTCCGATCTCGTTTTACCGTTTCCCTTTCTTTTTGCTGCCTTCTGACCCATTGGACggttttcttcttcaattaggTCTACATGTAGACTCGCATCTTGGTTGGATGAGGTGTTGCTTGCTCCCGACTCCGAGGTCCTTGCCTTCTTCGTGCTAACATGGTGATCAACGGACTGTGGAGTAAACATTGGACGGTCTTTTACGATCCTCCACACATGCTCAAGATTAAATGCGATGCCGTTATTTCCCGCACGATATTTTTCATAAGCAAGTCGTAGTATATCCTCATCACTGTGGCCGCTACGATATGCACTATAAATACtattgtaatttgaattgaagcGATATACTTTTTTTTTGATAGTATTGTGCCAGTGCGATCGTATGACACTTGCACATCTATTGGGTGTACCTGCGGGGCGATTGTCATTGTAGTAACTTGCAACACGTCCCCAGAAAGCTTCCGCCTTTTGATCATTGCCGATGATTGGGTCATCGCTGATAGTGACAAACGATCTCGCTAAGACCTCGTCTTCAACCTTTCTCCAGGTTGACCGTTTTTTCTACCCTCAGCGCTTGAATCCACATTCTCCAAATTTACGACTTCAATTGGGGATTCACGGTCGGACAATTGAGTCTCTGGGACGAAAGTCGGAGTGGCCGGTTCATTTTCCGTCGGAGAAATAAATGGCATACTGGTTGCATGTGGATTAGATGGATAGTTTGGTGGATATGGATTATATAGATAATTTGGTGGATATGAATTGTAAGGATAATTTGGTGGATATGGATTATGTGGATAATTTGGTGGGTATGGAAAATATGGATATTTTGAtggaattttcgaattttggaAGAAGTATTTTCTTCCGTATTTTTTGGATAACTCACGAAATTTCTAAAAAACCCTCGGTAATTTTCATCCATTTCGGAACAAAGTaggatttaagaaatttttggaaaaaaagatTTTGAGATGATGAAAATAGAAGAGAGAAGATTTTTGGAG from the Primulina tabacum isolate GXHZ01 chromosome 8, ASM2559414v2, whole genome shotgun sequence genome contains:
- the LOC142553326 gene encoding ethylene-responsive transcription factor-like protein At4g13040, which encodes MVSIRRRRLLALSSGRNSVFAPLPRAFEHGHTPETGVGSERPGSVHPFLLTNNDMPKEESTLDDGTGSSKASSSILQEDNIFQQFPEIKRRKRHRRKHVENQEPCIMRGVYFKNAKWQAAIKVDKKQIHLGTVGSQEEAARLYDRAAFMCGREPNFELSEEEKRELKKFKWEEFLAMTRSAISFKKVQRRTGHGSQIKHQNNDSEGEQAHSVFSASEDDSLVP
- the LOC142554337 gene encoding glutathione S-transferase T3-like, with protein sequence MPFISPTENEPATPTFVPETQLSDRESPIEVVNLENVDSSAEGRKNGQPGESDDPIIGNDQKAEAFWGRVASYYNDNRPAGTPNRCASVIRSHWHNTIKKKVYRFNSNYNSIYSAYRSGHSDEDILRLAYEKYRAGNNGIAFNLEHVWRIVKDRPMFTPQSVDHHVSTKKARTSESGASNTSSNQDASLHVDLIEEENRPMGQKAAKRKGNGKTRSDMECMTTNLDNMFAKFTEYTSMKKVEVEMKQKQLEVEEMKAKAAMAKVQLKEYAILSKDTSQMTYEQLIIHERLCQEIRGRWNI